The DNA region GCCGGTCATCGAGAACGGCAAGGTCGTCGGGATTGTCACCAACCGTGACCTGCGTTTCGAAACCCGTCTGGATCAGACGGTCGGTTCGATCATGACCCCGCGCGAGCGCCTGGTGACCGTCAAGGAAGGCGCCAGCATCGACGAGGCACGTGAGCTGATGCACCACCACCGCCTCGAGCGCGTGCTGGTGGTCAACGATGCCTTTGAGCTCAAGGGCCTGATCACCGTCAAGGACATCATCAAGACCAGCGAACACCCGTTCGCCTGCAAGGACAGCCAGGGCAGCCTGCGCGTCGGCGCCGCCGTCGGCGTCGGTGCCGGCACCGACGAGCGTGTCGAACTGCTGGTTGCCGCCGGCGTGGACGTGGTGGTAGTGGATACCGCCCACGGTCACAGCCAGGGCGTGATCGAGCGCGTACAGTGGGTCAAGAAGAACTTCCCGCACGTGGACGTCATCGGCGGCAACATCGCCACCGCCGCTGCCGCCAAGGCACTGGCCGACGTGGGCGCCGATGCGGTCAAGGTCGGTATCGGTCCGGGCTCCATCTGCACCACCCGTATTGTCGCCGGTGTCGGCGTACCGCAACTGACGGCCATCCACAACGTCTCCGAAGCCCTGCGTGGCACCGGCATCCCGATGATCGCCGACGGCGGCATCCGCTTCTCCGGCGACATCGCCAAGGCGCTGGCAGCCGGCGCCAACTGCGTGATGCTGGGCGGCATGTTTGCCGGTACCGAAGAGGCGCCGGGCGAAGTCGAGCTGTATCAGGGCCGCTCCTACAAGTCCTACCGTGGCATGGGCTCGCTGGGCGCCATGACCCAGGGCTCGGCAGACCGCTACTTCCAGGACAACGAAGCCAACACCGACAAGTTCGTCCCGGAAGGCATCGAAGGCCGCGTTCCTTACAAGGGTCCGATTGCTCAGGTCATCCACCAGCTGATGGGTGGTCTGCGCTCCTCGATGGGCTATCTGGGTTGCAACAGCATCGACGAGATGCACCAGAAAGCCGGCTTCGTCGAAATCACCTCGGCCGGCATGCGTGAATCGCACGTGCACGATGTGCAGATCACCAAGGAAGCGCCGAACTACCACGTCGACCGCTGATACCCGCCGTCCTGACAACAAAACGCCGCGAATCACTTCGCGGCGTTTTTTTATCGACCCGTCACGGGGTGGTCTCAGACAGGCATCAACAAGCGTTCCAGCATCTCGGCCTGGCTCTGCGCCTCCGGCGACCAGCTCACCCCCTGCAACAGAATGGTCTGTTGCAGCGTACTGTCACCGGCATCGAACAGCTGCAGCGCCGTACCCTCGGTACCTGCTACCAGCACCGTATCCATGCCTTGCGGCAGATAGAGGCGATCGATACCCAATTCAAAATCGGTAATCGTATCGGTCCCGCCCAGCTCCTCGCGGTGCCAGAAGAACTCATCACGGCCCTCGCCACCGGTCATGAGATCCTCACCCGCCCCACCGGCAATACGATCATCACCACGCCCGCCCAGCAGCACATCATTGCCGTCGCGCCCCTCCAGTGAGTCATGACCATCGCTGCCGTCGATGCGATCGTTACCGGCGGCACCATCCATGATCTCGCCGTAACGCCCCCCCTGCATTACGTCATCCTGATCGCTGCCATCGATAAACAGCGGCGGCACAAGCAGGGTGGTGCCATCTTCCACTTGAACGGCCGAAGTCGTGGACGACCAAACATTATGCTTTTGCATGGATTCGCTCCTATAAGATGAAAAGTGTGAACGCCTGCCATCCGGCATCCACGCTCTGAGAGCGACCCTGCGGGCGGAAATTTCCGCCTTGGCACGGCTTCAGTACCGACCGACGCAACCTGACTCCCTCGCCGTCAGCATCGCTACCGCAAGGGAATCCACAAATCCGTCTGCAACGCCATCGGCGCTGTCGTGCGCGGGTTGTTCAAATACTCCTCAATACAAGGCAAGTCGGCCGGCTCCTCGCCACTTTGCGGCAACCACTCGCGATACAGGCTGCGCCAGCTGCGGGTCAACTCATTGTACGGACCGGTGTGGCGGGTCGCTGCGAAACGGCCTGCTGGCAAGCGCCACAACACCAAGCCCTCCGGCGCGGGCCGATCCGCAGGCCAGCTCATGGCGGCTGCCGAGCGTAGGCGTTCGACCGGCACGCTGTCCGGATCGTCGTCATAGAGGCCGAATACGCGTGGCGACTCACCCGAACCACAGCCCGGCATGCCGCGCAGCATCAAATCATCAAAAGCCTCGCCAATGCGCATGTAATCGCCCTGATGCGGGCGCAACAGCAAGGTCATAGGATGGTCGAGCGTCACGATTCGAACAGTCTGCATAAACGTCTCCAGATCAAAGCGGGGGGCGCGCCGGACTCCGGCGCGATAGCGGCCGGGCGACATGCCATAATGCCGGGCAAAACGCCGCACAAAGGCAGCCGGACTGCCATATCCTGCCTGTCTGGCCACCTGCTGCAGCGACAGATCGGCATGCGACAGCTGGCGCGCTGCCCGCAACAGCCTGGCACGCTGCACCGTGTCAAACACAGTTTCCCCCATCAGTCCGCGATAAATACGGTGAAAATGACAGGGCGAGAAACAGGCCACCTCGGCCAGACGCTCGAGCGACACATCCTGATCCAGATTCGCCCACAGGAAACGCAAGGCCAGGCGCAATCGGGCCAGGTAGCGGAGATCTGTGTCATGACGACGGTAGCCAGTTTTCATGTTCACAGCCTAGCGGATCCTCATTGATCGTTTTTGCGCAAATGCACAGCCAGCCTGCGAGCTGGCTGATGTCGTTATAATCAGCGAAAACCATGACGAATGACCAAACAAAATGCACACAACATGCCGTACCGAATCCTTGCTGCTGCGCCAGCACCGTTATCACATCCGCCACTGGGGCGATGAGGGAGCACCGAAACTGTTCATGCTGCACGGCTGGATGGACTGTGCGGCCACCTTCGAATTTCTGGTCGCGGCCCTGCAGCAATCCTGGCACGTGATTGCCCCCGACTGGCGCGGTTTTGGTGATAGTGAATGGAATCGCGACCATTACCACCCGGCCGATTACCAGGGTGATCTGGATGCCCTGCTGAGCCATTACAGCCCCGACGAACCGGCGCGCCTGGTCGGCCACAGCATGGGGGCCATGATCAGCGGCCTGTATGCCGGCATTCGCCCGGAAAGGGTCAGGGCGCTGGCGCTGGTCGAGGGGTTCGGTCTGCCGGACAGCAAGCCGGATGAGGCGCCGGGTCGCTATGCGCGCTGGCTGAAGGAGCTGCGTCAGCCACCGACCTTCCCGCCGCTGCCTTCGCTGGCGCAGGTGGCCGACAAACTGATCGAGCGCAACCGGCGACTGAGCCGGGAACGCGCCGACTGGCTGGCCGCCCAGCTGACCCGCCCGCTGCCTGACAACGAGCAGTGGACCTACCGCGCCGATCCGCGCCACAAAATGGTCAACCCGGTGCTCTATCGGCTGCGCGAAGCCCAGGCTTGCTGGCGCCGCATCACGGCACCCGTCCTGTGGGTCATGGGGGGCGATATGTGGGATCACCCGATGGCCAAAGGCGTATTTGATACGCTGGACCAGCGTCGAGGCTGCTTTGCCAATCTGCGCGAGGAAACCGTGGCCGATGCCGGTCACATGATCCAGTGGGAGCAACCCGAGGCACTGGCTCGGGTATTGGAAGATTTCTTCAGTCCGGGCAGCGCGGACGCAGACTGAAGCGCACATCGCGGCCGACCAGGCGTACGTCATCGATGGTGACGCGCTGCTTGTCGGCCAGGTCTTGCAGTGCCGGCCAGGCAAACAGGCCGCGGGCAGCATCCCCGGCCAGGGCCGGCGCCAGATACAGCACGATCTCATCCACCAGTCCGGACCGCAGCAAGGCGCCATTCAGCCCGGCACCCGCCTCGACCATCAGATGATTGATACCGCGCTGGGCCAGCACACTCAGCAGCACGGTCAGATCGGCGCGCCCCTCCCGGGCAGGCACGCTCAGCAGCTCGACCCCGGGCAGCTGAAAACGCGCCCGCTTTGCCGCATCCGACTCACACGTCGCCAGCCAGGTCGGCAAACCCTGATAAATCCGGCTCTCCGGTGCCGTCACCAGCGCACTGTCCAGCACCACGCGTTGCGGCTGAGCGGCCTGGGCGATGTCGCGCACGGTCAGTTGCGGATCATCTGCCAGCACCGTGCCACTGCCGGTGAGAATGCCATCATGGAAGGCGCGCAGCCGCTGCACATCCTGGCGCGCCTCCGGGCCGGTAATCCATTGGCTCTTGCCATTGAGCAAGGCGGTCTTGCCATCCAGCGTGGCCGCCGCCTTTAGGGTCACCCAAGGCCGCTGGCGCGACACACGCGACAAAAAACCGCGATGCACCCGCCGCGCCTCGGCCTCCAGCAAGCCGGACTGAGCGGGAATCCCTGCTGCCTGCAGCATGGCCAGCCCGCGGCCGGAGACTTCGTGATAGGGATCGACCATGGCCGCGACCACCCGCGCCAGGCCGTGGCGAATCAGGGCCTCGGCACAAGGCGGGGTACGACCGTAATGACTGCAGGGCTCCAGCGTGACGTAGGCCGTGGCCCCGGCCGGCGACTCGCCGCGCGCCGCACAGTCCTTCAGTGCCTGTACCTCGGCATGATCACTGCCGGCCTGCAAGGTGGCACCGCTGCCAATGATGCGGCCATCACGCACCAGCACGCAGCCCACCCCGGGGTTGGGCGCCGCACGGCGCGTGGCCGCCTCGGCAAGACGCAGCGCCTGCTGCATGAAGACATGATCATCGGCAGTGAACATAGATGGTATTCCGTGAAAACTCAGGACGCCTGCCGCGCACGCCATTGCGGCAGCAGCAGACCATAGATGGCATGGTCAAGGACACGTTCTCCCACCCATTCGCGACCATGCAGAATCCCCTCGAGCGTGAAGCCGAGATGCTCCGGCAAGGCGCGGCTCGACAGGTTATCCACAGCGCAGGCAATCTGGATCCGATAGAGATTGAGATGGGTAAAGCCATAGTCGATCAGCGTCTGGCAGGCTCGCCGCATGATGCCGCGCCCCTGCCAGGCCGTACCGAGCCAATAGCCGATTTCGCTGCGGCGCATGGCGGGCTCCAGTGCAAAGAAACACAGCACCCCGGCCGGAAAACCATCCACACAGAGCAGCAGATTGAGAAAACGACCATCGCGATTGCCATCGCGGGAAAAGCGGATATAGCTCAGGCTGTCGGTCACATCGCGCATTTGCGCCAGCCAGGGCATCCACGGCGCCAGCAGTGCGCGGTTGTCGTTGATCAAGGCCAGCAAGGCCTCGGCATCGCTCTCTTCCGGCTCGCGCAGGACGATGCCGTCACCGACCGACAGCATCATCCCTGGCGACTGGACTTCTGCACTTCCTGGATGGCCTCGCTGAACTCGGCGACATCCTCGAAACTGCGGTAGACAGAAGCGAAGCGCACATAAGCCACCTTGTCCATGCGCGCCAGTTCGTTCATCACCATCTCGCCGATCTGGCGCGAGCTCACTTCGCGCTCGCCCAGCTGCAGCAGACGGTGGCTGATACGGTCGATGGCCTCATCCACCAGGGTGGTGGATACCGGACGCTTGTGCAGGGCACGCATGAAACTGGTACGCACGCGTTCCGGATCGAACTCGGCACGATGCCCGCCGGTCTTGACCACCTGCGGCATGCGCACATCGGCCGTTTCAAAGGTGGTAAAGCGCTTTTCGCACTTCAGGCAACGACGTCGGCGACGGATGCTGGTGCCGTCCTCATTGACACGCGAGTCAATCACCTGGGTATCGGCATGGCCGCAAAACGGGCATTTCATGGCTTTAAACCCCTGTTGACAGTCCGGAAAATGCGATCTTAACAGCAATAATATGCCAAGTTAATGATTTCGCCATCAAAATCGCAAAATGTGTCGCAATTAGTGCGGTCTGACGGAACATCTTGGGTCATGCCCCATGGGCACAAAAGAAAAACGCCACGACCTGCGTGGCGTTCTTTCCAGGACAACAAACCGCCGCTTACTTGCGGCCGTAAACCGGGAAGCGTTGGCACATGGCCTTGACCGCTTCGGCCACATTGGCCAGCACGGCCTCATCCTGCGGCGCTTCCAGCACATCGGCAATCAGATTGGCCAGTTCACGGGCTTCCTGATCACCAAAGCCGCGCGTGGTCATCGCCGGCGTACCGATACGGATACCGGAAGTCACAAAGGGCTTTTCCGGATCATTCGGAATAGCATTCTTGTTCACGGTGATATGGGCGCGACCCAGAGCGGCTTCGGCATCCTTGCCGGTAATCTTCTTGGCACGCAGATCCAGCAGGAACACATGGCTCTCGGTCTTGCCGGAGACAATGCGCAGACCACGCTCGATCAGGGTTTCGGCCATGATCTGGGCGTTCTTCTTCACCTGCTGCTGATAGGCCTTGAACTCCGGGCTGGCGGCTTCCTTGAACGCCACGGCCTTGGCTGCGATCACATGCATCAGCGGACCACCCTGCAGGCAGGGGAAGATCGCCGAATTAAGGATCTTCTCGTGTTCGGCACGCGACAGGATGACCCCGCCACGCGGCCCGCGCAGGGTCTTGTGGGTGGTGGTGGTCACGAAGTCTGCAAACGGCACCGGGTTCGGATATTCACCGGCGGCAACCAGGCCGGCGTAGTGGGCCATATCGACGAACAGATAGGCACCGACGGCGTCGGCTATCTGACGCATCCGGGCCCAGTCGATCTTCAGCGCATAGGCCGAGGCACCGGCAACAATCATCTTCGGCTTGTGCTCGCGGGCCAGTTGCTCGACTTCTTCATAATTGAGCACTTCATTGGCATCGAGACCGTAGGTAATGGCGTTGTACAGCTTGCCCGAGATATTCACCGAGGCACCGTGGGTCAGGTGACCGCCGTGCGCCAGGCTCATGCCTAGAATGGTATCGCCCGGTTTCAGCACCGACACGTAAACCGCCTGATTGGCCTGCGAACCGGAATGCGGCTGAACGTTGGCATACTCGGCGCCGAACAGTGCCTTCAGGCGCTCGATGGCCAGCGCCTCCACCTTGTCGACATGCTCGCAACCACCGTAATAACGCTTGCCGGGATAACCCTCTGCGTACTTGTTGGTCAACACCGAACCCTGCGCTTCCATTACGGCCGGACTCACATAGTTCTCGGAAGCAATCAGCTCCACATGGTCTTCTTGACGGCGGTATTCGTCCTCCATGGCGGCGGACAGTTCCGGGTCATACTTGGCAATCGTCAGATCGGCTGCAAACATCTTGGCACATCCCATAAGGTGGGTTAACGATAACGGCGATTTTACATGATTTACCCACTACTGCGTCATGTCATTCCACGCATTTATTCAGGCAAAAAACGCATACAAATCAAGCACGGGCGGGCAAAACGATCTCTTCAATTCGAACCATTTCCACCTGACACTCATGCAGCAGCGCCAGCACGTCCTGTTCGATGCGTTCGACATGATCCAGCGGGGCCAGGGGCCAGACAAACCGCTCGGCCACTTCCGGCTGGTCGGCCGTGGCGATCGACAGCTGCAACTCTCCGCCCTCATGGGCCGACAAGGTCACCACCGGCTCACGACCCTCGCTGCGCAGCTTGCGCAGCAAGGCGCTGACAAACACCTGCATAGCGACCTCAAGGCGCGCCTGATTGCCGGCTACCATGGCCTGCATCAGCGGAGCAGGGGCACGGAAAATCGGGAACAGGGTCACCCCCTCGGTCTTCAGCGCCTCACCGAGGAACTTCATCATCGCCGTCCCCCAGGCACCGATACGGACTGAATAATCGACCGGCGCGACATGGTCCTCCTCACGGATCGCCACCCCGACCAGATAGCGCAGAAACACCCCCTCCTCCTTGACCGTCACCGCACTGGCCTCCAGCGGCAGCGGCAGCCCCCGCGCAGCATCCGCCAGCTGGCGGTGATAGCGGTAGAGCTGGGCCGGCGAAATGGCCACCACATCGTCCGGATGCAGCAGCTTGCCCGAGAGGAAGACCTCACTGTGTTCGGCAAAGACACCGTGCTGGCGCAGCAGGCCATTCAGACCGTCCACATCGGCAATCCGGTCCGGCAGCGTGGCACGCTGGCGCGAACCCGCGACCAGCACCAGCGGCATGGCAAACACCTCGGCATGCCGCCCCGGCACCTGCTCGACGGCCTGACGCAGCGCCTGCCACAGCACCTGATAAGCCGCCTGCGAAGGCGCCATGTTCAGTGCCACCGAGATCAGCAGCACCTCGTCCCGCGCCAGCAGATCGGACATGGCGTCGCGCAAGGCCAGTTGCTCCAGCTCCCGGGCCTCCTCCGAGGCCGAGGCGAGCACGGTGCCGGCCATGTGGATCAAACGGTTACTGACACTGGCGGTGGGATACAGACGGGGATCGGGCAAATGCTTGGGCGTCATCATGTCATCCTGCTGCAATGCAAAAGCAGTATTGTCTCACAACAGACAGCGACAAAGACCCCTTGAAAATGGCGGTTATTTTCGTTTTCAAACATAAGGATTAGATAATAAGCGACAGAATTTTACATTTTCCGCGCACTCCCGAACGGCAGGAATTGACACTTCTCGGTGTGCTACGGATAATTCAGCCACGTTGAGATGCAGCAATTGCTTCTTGATAGTTTCTCCTCTATTTCTCCTTTGTAGACTTAGCGCGGACCCAAGGCCCGCGCATTTTTTTGCCTTTTTTCAGGCACTTACCCAAAAAAACGTCATTTCAAAACCCAAGACCACCCTGCAGACATCCCCCTTCGGCGACCTGACCTTGAGCAAAATGCCAGCCGGCGACGGCCTCTCCTGGCGCCACCTATCACCGGCAAAACAATCGATTGTATACAGTTCGCTTTCTGACAAGTCAGCAACGAACCATGTTCGTCAGTGCGAAAAACGAACATTTTTCACCCCAAGTGGATGTCATACGGATAGCAAAAAGGCATTTTAATGCCAGACCTGATCGGATACAGGCCACGGACAGCCTGATCCGACCGGCAGGGTAGGACGTCAGAGACCTGGCCAGGCCTTGCGCAAGCGGGCCAGTGTGCCATCGGCCTGCATGCGCGCGAGGCCGTCATTGGCCGCTGCCAGCAGGGCATGATCGCCCTTGCGCACCACAAAGGCATAGGCATCCTGCCCAAAGGACGGACGAGAAATCAGCCGCAGGGACGGATCTTCGGCATCGGCACGCCGCAGGGCATGCAAATCGCCAAAGATGGCGTGCACATCGCCAGACTTGAGATCCGCCAGCATGGGGGGCAGACCGGGATAGAGACGCAGGGCGGCAGCCGGCACCCCCAGACGCTGCAACCAGCCGATGGCACTGCTGTCGGCCAGCACGCCGATGGACTCGATGCTGCGCGGATCTGTCCGGCCACCGCGCGCCGGAATCAGCAGCACTTGCGGCTCATAGAAATAGGGACGGGAAAAATCGAAGTGTTGTTGCCGCGCCGGTGTGATCGCCACGGCAGAAACCACCATGTCGACCCGGCCTTCGGTCAGCGCCGGCAACAACATCGGCCAGGCCAAATTCACCAGCTTGACGCTCTTGCCCTGGGTCTTCGCCCAGGCATTGACCACATCAATATCAAAACCGGACAGACGGCCATGATCATCCACCGACTCGAAGGGCGCGTAACTGGCGTTGATGCCGACTCGCACCACCCCGGCAGCCCAGGCAGATGAGAGACCAACCCACAGCAGCAACAGCAAGCTGACGAACCGATTCATTTTTCCTCCTGCTCATGACCATCCTGCAACAAAAAAACCGGCTGGCAAGGCCGAACCGGTTTTCCTGGCTTGCGACGGGCGTACTTTACCGCTTTTCTACCTGACTGACATCCCGTACCGCACCGGTCGAGGCCGAAGTCGTCATGGCGGCATACGCCCGCAAAGCCGGACTGACCAGACGGTCACGACGCTGAGGCCGCCAGCCCTGCTGCTCGCGTTCGGCGCGGCGACGCGTCAGGATCGCCTCGTCGACCGCCAGCTCAATCTTGCGCGCAGGGATATCGATACGGATCAGATCCCCCTCCTCCACCAGACCGATCAGGCCGCCCTCGGCCGCTTCCGGCGAAACATGGCCGATACTCAGGCCA from Paludibacterium sp. B53371 includes:
- the guaB gene encoding IMP dehydrogenase, yielding MRIIEKAYTFDDVLLVPAHSAVLPRDVQLSTKLSRNIQLNLPLLSAAMDTVTESRLAIAMAQEGGIGILHKNMTAEKQALEVSKVKRHESGVVKDPITIAPDMLVRDLVLLTRQHKISGLPVIENGKVVGIVTNRDLRFETRLDQTVGSIMTPRERLVTVKEGASIDEARELMHHHRLERVLVVNDAFELKGLITVKDIIKTSEHPFACKDSQGSLRVGAAVGVGAGTDERVELLVAAGVDVVVVDTAHGHSQGVIERVQWVKKNFPHVDVIGGNIATAAAAKALADVGADAVKVGIGPGSICTTRIVAGVGVPQLTAIHNVSEALRGTGIPMIADGGIRFSGDIAKALAAGANCVMLGGMFAGTEEAPGEVELYQGRSYKSYRGMGSLGAMTQGSADRYFQDNEANTDKFVPEGIEGRVPYKGPIAQVIHQLMGGLRSSMGYLGCNSIDEMHQKAGFVEITSAGMRESHVHDVQITKEAPNYHVDR
- a CDS encoding calcium-binding protein translates to MQKHNVWSSTTSAVQVEDGTTLLVPPLFIDGSDQDDVMQGGRYGEIMDGAAGNDRIDGSDGHDSLEGRDGNDVLLGGRGDDRIAGGAGEDLMTGGEGRDEFFWHREELGGTDTITDFELGIDRLYLPQGMDTVLVAGTEGTALQLFDAGDSTLQQTILLQGVSWSPEAQSQAEMLERLLMPV
- a CDS encoding GyrI-like domain-containing protein → MKTGYRRHDTDLRYLARLRLALRFLWANLDQDVSLERLAEVACFSPCHFHRIYRGLMGETVFDTVQRARLLRAARQLSHADLSLQQVARQAGYGSPAAFVRRFARHYGMSPGRYRAGVRRAPRFDLETFMQTVRIVTLDHPMTLLLRPHQGDYMRIGEAFDDLMLRGMPGCGSGESPRVFGLYDDDPDSVPVERLRSAAAMSWPADRPAPEGLVLWRLPAGRFAATRHTGPYNELTRSWRSLYREWLPQSGEEPADLPCIEEYLNNPRTTAPMALQTDLWIPLR
- a CDS encoding alpha/beta fold hydrolase codes for the protein MHTTCRTESLLLRQHRYHIRHWGDEGAPKLFMLHGWMDCAATFEFLVAALQQSWHVIAPDWRGFGDSEWNRDHYHPADYQGDLDALLSHYSPDEPARLVGHSMGAMISGLYAGIRPERVRALALVEGFGLPDSKPDEAPGRYARWLKELRQPPTFPPLPSLAQVADKLIERNRRLSRERADWLAAQLTRPLPDNEQWTYRADPRHKMVNPVLYRLREAQACWRRITAPVLWVMGGDMWDHPMAKGVFDTLDQRRGCFANLREETVADAGHMIQWEQPEALARVLEDFFSPGSADAD
- the ribD gene encoding bifunctional diaminohydroxyphosphoribosylaminopyrimidine deaminase/5-amino-6-(5-phosphoribosylamino)uracil reductase RibD produces the protein MFTADDHVFMQQALRLAEAATRRAAPNPGVGCVLVRDGRIIGSGATLQAGSDHAEVQALKDCAARGESPAGATAYVTLEPCSHYGRTPPCAEALIRHGLARVVAAMVDPYHEVSGRGLAMLQAAGIPAQSGLLEAEARRVHRGFLSRVSRQRPWVTLKAAATLDGKTALLNGKSQWITGPEARQDVQRLRAFHDGILTGSGTVLADDPQLTVRDIAQAAQPQRVVLDSALVTAPESRIYQGLPTWLATCESDAAKRARFQLPGVELLSVPAREGRADLTVLLSVLAQRGINHLMVEAGAGLNGALLRSGLVDEIVLYLAPALAGDAARGLFAWPALQDLADKQRVTIDDVRLVGRDVRFSLRPRCPD
- a CDS encoding GNAT family N-acetyltransferase codes for the protein MMLSVGDGIVLREPEESDAEALLALINDNRALLAPWMPWLAQMRDVTDSLSYIRFSRDGNRDGRFLNLLLCVDGFPAGVLCFFALEPAMRRSEIGYWLGTAWQGRGIMRRACQTLIDYGFTHLNLYRIQIACAVDNLSSRALPEHLGFTLEGILHGREWVGERVLDHAIYGLLLPQWRARQAS
- the nrdR gene encoding transcriptional regulator NrdR — protein: MKCPFCGHADTQVIDSRVNEDGTSIRRRRRCLKCEKRFTTFETADVRMPQVVKTGGHRAEFDPERVRTSFMRALHKRPVSTTLVDEAIDRISHRLLQLGEREVSSRQIGEMVMNELARMDKVAYVRFASVYRSFEDVAEFSEAIQEVQKSSRQG
- the glyA gene encoding serine hydroxymethyltransferase — protein: MFAADLTIAKYDPELSAAMEDEYRRQEDHVELIASENYVSPAVMEAQGSVLTNKYAEGYPGKRYYGGCEHVDKVEALAIERLKALFGAEYANVQPHSGSQANQAVYVSVLKPGDTILGMSLAHGGHLTHGASVNISGKLYNAITYGLDANEVLNYEEVEQLAREHKPKMIVAGASAYALKIDWARMRQIADAVGAYLFVDMAHYAGLVAAGEYPNPVPFADFVTTTTHKTLRGPRGGVILSRAEHEKILNSAIFPCLQGGPLMHVIAAKAVAFKEAASPEFKAYQQQVKKNAQIMAETLIERGLRIVSGKTESHVFLLDLRAKKITGKDAEAALGRAHITVNKNAIPNDPEKPFVTSGIRIGTPAMTTRGFGDQEARELANLIADVLEAPQDEAVLANVAEAVKAMCQRFPVYGRK
- a CDS encoding transporter substrate-binding domain-containing protein; its protein translation is MNRFVSLLLLLWVGLSSAWAAGVVRVGINASYAPFESVDDHGRLSGFDIDVVNAWAKTQGKSVKLVNLAWPMLLPALTEGRVDMVVSAVAITPARQQHFDFSRPYFYEPQVLLIPARGGRTDPRSIESIGVLADSSAIGWLQRLGVPAAALRLYPGLPPMLADLKSGDVHAIFGDLHALRRADAEDPSLRLISRPSFGQDAYAFVVRKGDHALLAAANDGLARMQADGTLARLRKAWPGL